A single region of the Variovorax paradoxus genome encodes:
- a CDS encoding cytochrome P450/oxidoreductase produces MSDTAIPSRSSGCPVAHGPLSSERTPTGCPVSARAAEFDPFEDGYQQDPPEYVRWAREKEPIFYSPKLGYWVITRYDDIKAVFRDNITFSPSNALEKITPTSDEANAVLASYGFALNRTLVNEDEPAHMPRRRVLMDPFTPEALKHHEPMVRELARTYVDRFIDDGKADLVDQMLWEIPLTVALHFLGVPEEDMDTLRKYSIAHTVNTWGRPKPEEQVAVAHAVGNFWQYAGKVLEKMRQDPDAPGWMQYGIRKQKQHPEVVTDSYLHSMMMAGIVAAHETTANATANAVKLLLQHPKAWQELCEDPGLIPNAVEECLRHNGSVAAWRRLVTRDTQVGGVDLLAGSRLLIVTSSANHDEAHFADADLFDIRRDNASDHLTFGYGSHQCMGKNLARMEMQVFLSEFTRRLPHMRLAQQSFTYVPNTSFRGPEHLWVEWDPAANPERRNPALRELQLPVRVGETSRHAVSRPVVVERVTRVAEGVVKLRLVSPDGKPLPRWSAGSHIDVECGSSELSRQYSLCGDPEDSGVLEIAVLHEPEGRGGSAWVHTQVKAGDRLRIRGPRNHFRLDESLKKAVFIAGGIGITPVSAMARRAKALGIDYELHYSGRSRKHMAFLDELAALHGERLHVYAGDEGRRCDLRSLLAEPVPGAQVYACGPLRMLEALEGCCAAWPEGALRVEHFESTLATLDPSKEHAFEVELKDSGLVVTVPPDQTLLTALRAANVDVQSDCEEGLCGSCEVRVLSGKVDHRDMVLTRPEREANTRMMACCSRACEGRLVLEL; encoded by the coding sequence ATGTCAGATACCGCCATTCCCTCGCGCTCCTCCGGCTGTCCTGTCGCGCACGGGCCGTTGTCTTCCGAGCGCACGCCCACCGGCTGCCCCGTGAGCGCGCGCGCCGCCGAGTTCGACCCCTTCGAAGACGGCTACCAGCAGGACCCTCCCGAGTACGTGCGCTGGGCGCGCGAGAAGGAGCCGATCTTCTACAGCCCCAAGCTCGGCTACTGGGTGATCACGCGCTATGACGACATCAAGGCGGTGTTCCGCGACAACATCACCTTCAGCCCTTCGAATGCGCTGGAGAAAATCACGCCTACGAGCGACGAGGCCAATGCCGTGCTCGCCTCCTATGGCTTCGCGCTGAACCGCACGCTGGTGAACGAGGACGAGCCCGCCCACATGCCGCGCCGCCGCGTGTTGATGGACCCGTTCACGCCCGAGGCGCTCAAGCACCACGAGCCGATGGTGCGCGAGCTGGCCCGCACCTATGTCGACCGCTTCATCGACGACGGCAAGGCCGACCTCGTGGACCAGATGCTGTGGGAAATTCCGCTGACGGTGGCGCTGCATTTCCTGGGCGTGCCCGAGGAAGACATGGACACGCTCCGCAAGTATTCGATTGCGCACACCGTCAACACCTGGGGCCGGCCCAAGCCTGAGGAGCAGGTGGCCGTGGCGCATGCAGTGGGCAATTTCTGGCAGTACGCCGGCAAGGTGCTAGAGAAGATGCGGCAAGACCCCGATGCGCCCGGCTGGATGCAATACGGCATCCGCAAGCAGAAGCAGCACCCCGAGGTTGTGACGGATTCGTACCTGCACTCGATGATGATGGCTGGCATCGTGGCCGCGCACGAGACCACGGCCAATGCCACCGCCAACGCGGTGAAGCTGCTGCTGCAGCATCCCAAGGCGTGGCAAGAGCTGTGCGAAGACCCGGGCCTCATTCCCAACGCGGTGGAAGAGTGCCTGCGGCACAACGGATCGGTGGCCGCTTGGCGACGCCTTGTCACCAGGGATACGCAGGTGGGCGGCGTGGATTTGCTCGCCGGGTCGCGGCTCCTGATCGTCACTTCGTCGGCCAACCACGACGAGGCGCATTTTGCTGACGCGGACCTGTTCGACATCCGCCGTGACAACGCGAGCGACCACCTGACCTTCGGCTACGGGTCGCACCAGTGCATGGGCAAGAACCTCGCGCGCATGGAAATGCAGGTCTTCCTCTCGGAGTTCACGCGGCGGCTGCCGCACATGCGGCTTGCGCAGCAGAGCTTCACGTATGTGCCGAACACCTCGTTCCGCGGACCTGAGCACCTGTGGGTCGAGTGGGACCCCGCGGCCAACCCCGAACGCCGGAACCCGGCGCTGCGAGAGCTGCAGTTGCCGGTGCGCGTTGGCGAAACTTCGCGGCATGCCGTGTCGCGGCCCGTGGTGGTGGAGCGCGTGACGCGCGTAGCCGAGGGCGTGGTGAAGCTTCGCCTGGTGTCGCCCGACGGCAAGCCGCTGCCGCGCTGGAGCGCGGGTTCGCACATCGACGTGGAGTGCGGCTCGTCCGAGCTGTCGCGCCAGTACTCTCTTTGCGGCGACCCGGAGGATTCCGGCGTGCTGGAGATTGCGGTGCTGCACGAGCCCGAGGGGCGCGGCGGGTCGGCCTGGGTGCACACGCAAGTGAAAGCCGGCGACCGGCTGCGCATTCGCGGGCCGCGCAATCATTTCCGCCTCGACGAGTCGCTGAAGAAGGCGGTCTTCATCGCGGGCGGCATCGGCATCACGCCCGTGAGCGCAATGGCACGCCGCGCGAAGGCGCTGGGCATCGACTACGAGCTGCACTACAGCGGCCGCAGCCGCAAGCACATGGCCTTTCTGGACGAGCTTGCGGCGTTGCACGGCGAGCGGCTGCACGTGTATGCGGGCGACGAAGGCCGGCGCTGCGATCTGCGGTCGCTGCTCGCCGAACCGGTGCCTGGTGCCCAGGTCTATGCCTGCGGGCCGCTGCGGATGCTGGAGGCGCTCGAAGGCTGCTGCGCCGCATGGCCCGAGGGCGCCTTGCGCGTCGAGCATTTCGAATCGACCCTGGCCACGCTCGACCCTTCGAAGGAACATGCGTTCGAAGTCGAGCTGAAGGATTCAGGCCTGGTCGTCACCGTGCCGCCGGACCAGACACTGCTGACCGCCTTGCGCGCGGCCAATGTGGATGTGCAGAGTGACTGCGAGGAGGGCCTTTGCGGTTCGTGCGAAGTGCGGGTACTGTCCGGCAAGGTGGACCATCGCGACATGGTGCTGACCCGCCCGGAGCGAGAGGCCAACACGCGGATGATGGCCTGCTGTTCGCGTGCTTGCGAGGGCCGGTTGGTACTGGAGCTGTAG
- a CDS encoding IclR family transcriptional regulator, with the protein MTKALEPSSLPPATRERRQRVQSAETGMAVLKGLAHLGGRSSLTALSVHVAESPAKVHRYLASLMEEGLVLQDAVSQHYYLGTEAIQIGLAAMRQADPIRAAEPCLVRLRESLEVTCFVAVMGNKGPTIVRFEEPGLPVTVNVRAGSVMSILWSATGRAFLGLLDESRVLALAEQELADSPEDMRATLDAADPIGQLRRDVQKAHCASVKDTYLRGISAVAAPVYDYAGRVCAVLTALGATGGFDPAINGPIATAVRREARAVSELLGYRKHG; encoded by the coding sequence ATGACCAAAGCCCTGGAGCCCTCCTCTCTTCCTCCCGCCACCCGCGAGCGCCGCCAGCGCGTGCAATCGGCCGAAACGGGCATGGCGGTGCTCAAGGGCCTTGCCCACCTCGGCGGCCGCAGCAGCCTCACGGCCCTCTCGGTCCATGTCGCCGAAAGCCCGGCAAAGGTGCACCGCTACCTTGCGAGCCTGATGGAGGAAGGCCTGGTGCTGCAGGATGCTGTCTCGCAGCACTACTACCTCGGTACCGAAGCCATCCAGATCGGCTTGGCCGCCATGCGTCAGGCCGACCCGATTCGTGCGGCCGAGCCCTGCCTTGTCAGGCTGCGTGAATCGCTGGAGGTCACTTGCTTCGTCGCCGTCATGGGCAACAAGGGGCCGACCATCGTGCGCTTCGAGGAGCCGGGCCTGCCCGTTACGGTGAACGTGCGCGCCGGCTCGGTGATGTCGATCCTCTGGTCGGCCACAGGCCGCGCGTTCCTGGGCCTGCTCGATGAGTCGCGGGTGCTCGCGCTCGCCGAGCAGGAACTGGCCGATTCGCCCGAAGACATGCGTGCCACGCTCGACGCGGCCGACCCCATCGGACAACTGCGCCGCGACGTGCAGAAGGCGCATTGCGCGAGCGTGAAAGACACTTACCTGCGCGGCATCAGCGCCGTGGCGGCGCCGGTCTACGACTATGCGGGCCGCGTGTGCGCGGTGCTGACCGCATTGGGAGCGACAGGCGGCTTCGACCCCGCCATCAATGGCCCCATCGCCACCGCAGTGCGGCGGGAAGCACGCGCGGTCAGCGAACTGCTGGGCTACCGCAAGCACGGCTAG
- a CDS encoding Bug family tripartite tricarboxylate transporter substrate binding protein, protein MKNRLAHCLAVLSLLAAAGASAQTFPAKPIRWLVPYAAGGGSDFLARTVAQTLSTQVGQPVLVDNKPGGNTALAAAETARAPADGYTVLSADNGTLVFNPALYKSLSYSPTKDLAPVTLMGRFPMILVVGANSGIATAKDFIAKAKAKPGDVSYASAGAGSPHHLAMELLKVEAGLFMVHVPYRGAAPALADVVGGQLPAMMVDLAAGAGFIKGGKVRALAVANPTRLPQLPDVPTFAELGYKNVEAAALVGVVVPSATPPEVVNTLNRQLVAAINEPSVRTRMVDFGVEPVANTPAQYAALLKSETARWHKLIRDLKITLD, encoded by the coding sequence ATGAAAAACCGTCTTGCCCACTGCCTTGCCGTTCTTTCCCTTCTTGCGGCGGCCGGCGCCAGTGCCCAAACCTTTCCGGCCAAGCCCATCCGCTGGCTCGTTCCGTACGCGGCAGGTGGCGGCTCCGATTTTTTGGCGCGCACGGTGGCGCAGACACTCTCCACCCAGGTCGGCCAGCCGGTGCTGGTGGACAACAAGCCCGGCGGCAACACCGCACTGGCCGCAGCTGAAACGGCGCGCGCGCCGGCCGACGGCTACACCGTGCTGTCGGCCGACAACGGCACGCTGGTGTTCAACCCGGCGCTCTACAAGTCGCTCTCGTACAGCCCCACCAAGGACCTGGCACCGGTCACGCTGATGGGCAGGTTCCCGATGATCCTGGTGGTTGGCGCCAATTCCGGCATTGCCACGGCCAAGGATTTCATCGCTAAGGCCAAGGCAAAGCCGGGCGACGTGAGCTACGCCTCGGCGGGCGCGGGCAGCCCGCATCACCTGGCGATGGAACTGCTCAAGGTGGAGGCCGGCCTGTTCATGGTTCACGTTCCGTACCGCGGTGCCGCGCCGGCGCTGGCCGACGTGGTGGGCGGGCAGCTGCCGGCCATGATGGTCGACCTGGCGGCCGGTGCCGGGTTCATCAAGGGCGGCAAGGTCCGCGCGCTGGCGGTGGCCAACCCGACGCGCCTGCCGCAGCTGCCCGACGTGCCCACCTTCGCAGAGCTCGGCTACAAGAACGTCGAAGCCGCGGCGCTGGTCGGAGTAGTGGTTCCCTCGGCCACGCCCCCGGAGGTGGTGAACACGCTCAATCGCCAACTGGTGGCGGCGATCAACGAGCCCTCGGTGCGCACGCGCATGGTCGATTTCGGCGTCGAGCCGGTGGCCAACACGCCCGCCCAATATGCCGCGCTGCTCAAAAGCGAGACGGCGCGCTGGCACAAGCTCATTCGCGACCTGAAGATCACGCTGGATTGA
- a CDS encoding LysR family transcriptional regulator, translating into MGPGNRPLDLEWLEDFIALAETGNFSRAAQVRSIAQPAFSRHIRALEEWVGVDLFDRSAHPAALTAAGKRFEPLLKELLAGLEAARIKARAAHDMAAASLRFAATHVLSLTFFPRWLGSVESRLSLGPIQTMSDSSQACEDLMLQRRVQFVLCHGHADAPGRLDEGQYPVLRLSEDVLVPVSAPGVHGAPLHALGTAQAPSVLAYSEASGLGRIMRAIQDSEFGKDFASSLSVVFTAHHAALLRTMALEGRGLAWLPMSLVADDLRSGALADAGKGAWRVPVDIRLYRQAASMAPVAEALWQLVSDGSPTP; encoded by the coding sequence ATGGGCCCCGGCAACCGCCCCCTCGACCTCGAATGGCTCGAAGACTTCATTGCCTTGGCCGAGACCGGCAATTTCTCGCGCGCGGCGCAAGTGCGTTCCATTGCGCAGCCCGCGTTCAGCCGGCACATTCGCGCGCTCGAAGAGTGGGTGGGGGTCGACCTGTTCGACCGCAGCGCGCACCCCGCGGCGCTGACGGCCGCCGGCAAGCGTTTTGAGCCGCTGCTGAAGGAACTGCTGGCCGGCCTGGAAGCCGCCCGCATCAAGGCGCGTGCGGCACACGACATGGCCGCGGCAAGCCTGAGATTTGCCGCCACGCATGTGCTCTCGCTGACGTTCTTTCCGCGTTGGCTGGGCAGCGTGGAAAGCCGGCTGAGCCTGGGACCGATCCAGACGATGTCGGACAGCTCACAGGCCTGCGAAGACCTGATGCTGCAGCGCCGCGTGCAATTTGTGCTGTGCCACGGCCATGCCGACGCACCGGGCCGGCTCGACGAAGGGCAGTACCCGGTTCTTCGGTTGAGCGAAGACGTGCTGGTACCGGTCTCCGCACCCGGTGTTCACGGTGCGCCGCTGCATGCGCTCGGCACTGCCCAGGCGCCTTCGGTGCTGGCCTACAGCGAAGCCTCGGGCCTGGGGCGGATCATGCGTGCGATACAGGACAGCGAGTTCGGCAAAGACTTCGCATCGTCGCTCTCGGTGGTCTTTACGGCGCACCACGCCGCGCTGCTCAGAACCATGGCGCTCGAAGGACGCGGCCTTGCATGGCTGCCCATGAGCCTGGTTGCCGACGACCTGCGCAGCGGTGCGCTGGCGGATGCGGGCAAAGGCGCCTGGCGGGTGCCGGTGGACATCCGGCTGTACCGCCAGGCAGCAAGCATGGCCCCTGTGGCAGAGGCGCTTTGGCAGTTGGTGAGCGACGGATCGCCCACCCCCTAG
- a CDS encoding Bug family tripartite tricarboxylate transporter substrate binding protein, whose amino-acid sequence MQRNHFLRATLAALALVAASSGFAQTQPWPTRPVRVVIPFPPGGTLDTVGRLLAQKLGDQTGQPFIVENRPGGNGVIGADVVSKAPADGYTLLFNASTFTTAPMTMKSVPYEIVRDFTPVALVAKAPLSVAINKNLPITDVKSLIAYAKANPGKMTFAVGSIGSAGHLSTELLKRAGGLDYLIVPYKGTAPAFQDLIGGQIDGFIDPILGSLQYHKSGMLRVVAVTSANRATSLPNVPTVGESIPGYEFYSWYGLWGPAKLPPAITQRLNAEVNKALATDMRETLNAQGLLLTPGSVEDFVKFQQADMERSKKIITEGNIRVE is encoded by the coding sequence ATGCAACGCAACCATTTCCTCCGTGCCACGCTTGCGGCCCTTGCGCTTGTCGCGGCGTCCTCAGGCTTTGCGCAGACGCAACCCTGGCCCACCCGCCCGGTGCGCGTGGTAATTCCGTTTCCGCCTGGCGGCACGCTCGACACGGTCGGCCGCCTGCTCGCGCAGAAGCTCGGCGACCAGACCGGCCAGCCCTTCATCGTCGAGAACCGGCCCGGCGGCAACGGCGTGATCGGTGCCGACGTGGTGTCGAAGGCACCGGCCGACGGCTACACGCTGCTGTTCAACGCATCGACCTTCACCACGGCGCCGATGACGATGAAGTCCGTGCCCTATGAGATCGTGCGCGACTTCACGCCGGTGGCGCTGGTTGCCAAGGCGCCGCTGTCGGTGGCCATCAACAAGAACCTGCCGATCACCGACGTCAAGTCGCTCATTGCGTACGCAAAGGCGAACCCGGGCAAGATGACTTTCGCGGTCGGCTCCATCGGCTCGGCCGGCCACCTGTCGACCGAACTGCTCAAGCGCGCCGGCGGGCTCGACTACCTCATCGTGCCGTACAAGGGCACGGCGCCGGCCTTCCAGGACCTGATCGGCGGGCAGATCGACGGCTTCATCGACCCCATCCTCGGCTCGCTGCAGTACCACAAGAGCGGCATGCTGCGCGTGGTGGCCGTTACCTCCGCCAACCGCGCCACCAGCCTGCCGAACGTACCCACGGTGGGCGAAAGCATTCCGGGCTACGAGTTCTATAGCTGGTACGGCCTGTGGGGTCCGGCCAAGCTGCCGCCGGCCATCACGCAGCGGCTCAATGCCGAAGTGAACAAGGCCCTGGCCACCGACATGCGCGAAACGCTCAACGCGCAAGGGCTGCTGCTCACGCCGGGCAGCGTCGAAGACTTCGTAAAGTTCCAGCAGGCTGACATGGAGCGGTCGAAGAAGATCATCACCGAAGGCAACATCCGTGTCGAATAA
- a CDS encoding pectate lyase has product MDEVVSYKGGYVWSYSPDLTQTFGEMEAKRTMLWLQPPGTSSIGHIYLDAYHATGDERFYQAADRTAKAVAAAQHISGGWNYIYDFAGEASLQHWYETVGMNGWRLEEFQHYYGNATFDDATTAVASQLMLRMYLEKKDPVYQAATEKAIKFITDAQFGPQFGIADGGWPQRFPHNPNAITSMPLPNPQQLPAGARAGMEDSDYTLHVTFNDDVMGENIKFLTMCVMTLGRTDLVANIIRAMDCMQRMQWTSGVLPLQSGWSLQHLSRETNGRPAGAPAGARSYEPRSLATHTTQTNIQQLLGYFTLTGDKKYLSQLQNAIDWLKSPSIQLPADVATINPLLAGRNVATFIELDTNEPLFIHRYGSNIHNGAYFFDKDITNTISHYSSGRSVTPAALQKRLDELNAMTQPQIDAMVARSPLRATAPRALPKYFAAVREVDFPDLFEGAVLKTPVVPESEVQTILAALVDGNYWTAPVPEIVNPFRGNGPTTPYTGTAYRSRHVGDIYDTSPYPADAPPEIEPYVKREKPQFIVTSNFIARMGRLISFISPVA; this is encoded by the coding sequence ATGGACGAAGTGGTCTCCTACAAGGGCGGCTATGTGTGGTCGTACTCGCCGGACCTCACGCAGACATTCGGCGAAATGGAAGCCAAGCGCACCATGCTGTGGCTGCAGCCACCGGGCACGTCTTCCATCGGCCATATCTACCTCGATGCCTATCACGCGACCGGCGACGAGCGCTTCTACCAAGCGGCCGACCGCACGGCCAAGGCGGTTGCCGCGGCCCAGCACATCTCGGGCGGCTGGAACTACATCTACGACTTCGCCGGCGAGGCATCGCTGCAGCACTGGTACGAAACAGTGGGCATGAACGGCTGGCGCCTCGAGGAGTTCCAGCACTACTACGGCAATGCGACCTTCGACGACGCCACCACCGCTGTCGCCTCGCAGCTGATGCTGCGCATGTACCTGGAGAAGAAAGACCCGGTCTACCAGGCCGCGACCGAAAAGGCGATCAAGTTCATCACCGACGCGCAGTTCGGCCCCCAGTTCGGCATTGCGGACGGCGGCTGGCCGCAGCGCTTTCCGCATAACCCGAACGCGATCACGTCGATGCCCTTGCCCAACCCGCAGCAGTTGCCCGCGGGCGCTCGCGCGGGCATGGAAGACAGCGACTACACGCTGCACGTCACCTTCAACGACGACGTCATGGGCGAGAACATCAAGTTCCTGACCATGTGCGTGATGACGCTGGGGCGCACCGACCTGGTGGCCAACATCATTCGGGCGATGGATTGCATGCAGCGCATGCAGTGGACCTCGGGGGTGTTGCCGCTGCAATCGGGCTGGAGCCTTCAGCACCTGTCGCGCGAAACCAATGGCCGCCCGGCGGGCGCTCCGGCCGGTGCGCGCTCCTACGAGCCGCGCTCGCTGGCCACGCACACTACGCAGACCAACATCCAGCAGTTGCTCGGCTACTTCACGCTCACCGGCGACAAGAAGTACCTTTCGCAGCTTCAGAATGCGATCGACTGGCTGAAGTCGCCATCCATCCAGCTCCCGGCGGATGTCGCGACCATCAACCCGCTGCTCGCCGGGCGCAACGTGGCCACGTTCATCGAGCTCGACACCAACGAGCCGCTGTTCATTCACCGCTATGGCTCCAACATCCACAACGGCGCGTACTTTTTCGACAAGGACATCACCAACACGATCAGCCACTACTCGTCGGGCCGATCGGTAACCCCCGCCGCGCTGCAAAAGCGGCTGGATGAGCTCAATGCGATGACGCAGCCGCAGATCGATGCCATGGTCGCCAGGTCGCCGCTGCGGGCCACCGCGCCTCGCGCCCTGCCAAAGTACTTTGCCGCCGTTCGCGAAGTGGATTTTCCGGACCTGTTCGAAGGCGCGGTGCTGAAGACCCCGGTGGTGCCCGAATCAGAGGTGCAGACGATCCTGGCCGCGCTGGTGGACGGAAACTACTGGACCGCGCCCGTGCCCGAGATCGTGAACCCGTTCCGCGGCAACGGACCGACGACGCCGTACACCGGCACGGCGTACCGCAGCCGCCACGTGGGCGACATCTACGACACCTCTCCGTATCCGGCCGATGCGCCGCCGGAGATCGAGCCGTATGTGAAGCGTGAAAAACCGCAGTTCATCGTCACCTCGAACTTCATCGCCCGCATGGGACGGTTGATCTCGTTCATTTCGCCGGTGGCCTGA
- the fusA gene encoding elongation factor G — protein MPSRSNGLAAEMEAVRTLALVGPAAAGKSSLAEALLHKAGAIGACGSIERGSTVSDYDPLERRMLHSLNASVMHLKHAGTRIHFIDTPGGPDFLGQSLPALEAVETAAVVINAATGIEPMAVRMMEYAASRHLARMIIVNKIDSQGVSLQGLLADIQAAFGRECLPLNLPDGVNRQVVDCFFNRFGRSDFGPVEAAHRALVEQVVEVDAAFVDRYLEEGDVDPAELHAPLEQALREGHLIPVCFVSSRSGAGVAELLDVIVKLLPDPTEGNPPAFLLGEGAEAKPMEVRPDPSLHVLAHVFKVTVDPYVGKMGIFRVHQGTLTRDSQLYIGDGRKPFKVGHLFMLQGKEHVEVSHAVPGDIVAVAKVEDIHFDAVLHDAAEDSHVHLAPLAFPVPVHGLAVEPKRHGDEQRAWEILGKLAAEDPCLRIEHVAATNETVLYGLGELHLRIVLERLREVYRFEVLTRPPRIAYRETVTAPAEGHHRHKKQTGGAGQFGEVFLRIEPLPRGAGFQFADEVRGGAIPGQFIPAVEKGVREVLAGGAIAGYPVVDVRVVVYDGKHHSVDSKDIAFATAGRKAFMAAIREARPAVLEPIVQIGIDVPEHSVGDVTSDLSARRGVVTGTSDVGAGTVSVGGHVPMAELANYQSRLNAMTSGQGRYTIALSHYEAVPPGVQQTLMGQYRGHEEE, from the coding sequence ATGCCAAGCCGATCGAACGGCCTCGCGGCCGAAATGGAAGCAGTGCGAACGCTGGCGCTCGTCGGGCCCGCCGCCGCAGGCAAGAGCTCCCTTGCCGAGGCCTTGCTGCACAAGGCGGGGGCCATCGGCGCGTGCGGCAGCATCGAGCGGGGCAGCACCGTCAGCGATTACGACCCGCTCGAGCGCCGCATGCTTCATTCGCTCAACGCGTCGGTAATGCACCTCAAGCACGCCGGCACGCGCATCCACTTCATCGACACGCCCGGCGGCCCCGACTTTCTCGGCCAGAGCCTGCCGGCGCTGGAGGCAGTCGAAACTGCGGCGGTGGTCATCAACGCCGCCACGGGCATCGAGCCGATGGCGGTGCGCATGATGGAGTACGCGGCCTCGCGCCATCTCGCGCGCATGATCATCGTCAACAAGATCGACTCGCAGGGCGTTTCGCTGCAGGGCCTGCTGGCCGACATCCAGGCTGCCTTCGGCCGCGAATGCCTGCCGCTGAACCTGCCCGACGGCGTCAACAGGCAGGTGGTCGACTGTTTCTTCAACCGCTTCGGGCGATCCGACTTCGGCCCCGTCGAAGCGGCGCACCGCGCACTGGTGGAGCAGGTGGTCGAGGTCGATGCGGCCTTTGTCGACCGCTATCTCGAAGAGGGCGACGTGGACCCGGCGGAGCTGCATGCGCCGCTCGAGCAGGCGCTGCGCGAAGGCCACCTGATACCGGTGTGCTTCGTCTCGTCGCGCAGCGGCGCCGGCGTGGCCGAGCTGCTGGACGTGATCGTCAAGCTGCTGCCCGATCCGACCGAAGGCAATCCGCCCGCGTTCCTGCTCGGGGAGGGGGCGGAGGCCAAGCCGATGGAAGTCCGGCCCGACCCTTCGCTGCACGTGCTGGCCCATGTGTTCAAGGTCACGGTCGACCCCTACGTCGGCAAGATGGGCATCTTTCGCGTGCATCAGGGCACGCTCACGCGCGACAGCCAGCTCTACATCGGCGACGGGCGCAAGCCCTTCAAGGTGGGACACCTGTTCATGCTGCAGGGCAAAGAGCATGTGGAGGTGTCGCATGCGGTGCCGGGCGACATCGTGGCCGTGGCCAAGGTGGAGGACATTCATTTCGATGCCGTGCTGCACGACGCCGCCGAAGACAGCCACGTTCATCTCGCGCCGCTCGCATTTCCGGTGCCGGTGCATGGCCTGGCGGTTGAGCCCAAGCGCCATGGCGACGAACAGCGCGCGTGGGAGATCCTCGGCAAGCTGGCGGCCGAGGACCCGTGCCTGCGCATCGAGCATGTGGCCGCCACCAACGAGACAGTGCTCTACGGACTGGGCGAGCTTCACCTGCGCATCGTGCTCGAGCGCTTGCGCGAGGTGTACCGCTTCGAGGTCCTGACGCGGCCACCCCGCATTGCCTATCGCGAGACTGTAACCGCGCCGGCCGAGGGCCACCACCGCCACAAGAAGCAGACCGGCGGCGCGGGCCAGTTCGGCGAGGTTTTCCTGCGCATCGAGCCGCTGCCGCGCGGCGCCGGCTTTCAGTTTGCCGACGAAGTCAGGGGCGGCGCCATTCCGGGTCAGTTCATTCCCGCGGTGGAGAAGGGCGTGCGCGAGGTGCTGGCAGGCGGCGCCATCGCCGGCTACCCGGTGGTCGACGTGCGCGTGGTGGTGTACGACGGCAAGCACCACAGCGTCGACAGCAAGGACATCGCCTTTGCGACCGCCGGCCGCAAGGCCTTCATGGCCGCGATCCGCGAGGCCCGGCCCGCGGTGCTCGAGCCGATCGTGCAGATAGGGATCGATGTGCCCGAGCATTCCGTCGGCGATGTCACGAGCGACCTGTCTGCGCGGCGCGGCGTGGTCACCGGTACGTCCGATGTCGGGGCCGGCACAGTGAGCGTCGGCGGGCATGTGCCCATGGCCGAACTGGCCAACTACCAGTCAAGGCTCAATGCAATGACCAGCGGCCAGGGCCGCTACACCATCGCGTTGTCGCACTACGAAGCCGTGCCGCCGGGGGTTCAGCAGACGCTGATGGGGCAGTACCGGGGGCACGAAGAGGAATAG
- a CDS encoding dihydrodipicolinate synthase family protein — MPSIANYRGIIPAISCPFTADHRIDEPALRKLASWLAGHDGVVAVMTNGHTGEVFSLTPAERAEVTRIVADELRGRTPVISSIVCEGLAEAAEHARAAQAAGAVALDVMPPHHWLRFGFTPGHALQYFEAIHRAAPELDLVCHVYPAWTRASYSSQLLAELARLPYLQAFKVGQRDMNKYARDIQAIREADASKAILTCHDEYLLASMVQGVDGALVGFATFIPQLIIDLWNAVKAGDLKKAMAVQALITPLKDAVYGGGEPTGEAHARMKGGMFLAGVLDNATVRPPTEAPNEREMEALRAAVRQAGLSKR, encoded by the coding sequence ATGCCTTCCATCGCGAATTATCGCGGGATCATTCCCGCCATTTCCTGCCCCTTCACGGCCGACCACCGCATCGACGAGCCGGCGCTGCGCAAGCTCGCCTCGTGGCTGGCGGGGCACGACGGCGTGGTGGCAGTCATGACCAACGGCCACACCGGCGAGGTGTTCTCGCTCACCCCCGCCGAGCGCGCCGAGGTCACCCGCATCGTGGCCGACGAGCTGCGCGGCCGCACGCCGGTCATCTCGTCCATCGTGTGCGAAGGCCTGGCCGAGGCCGCCGAGCATGCACGCGCCGCACAGGCCGCCGGCGCGGTCGCGCTCGACGTGATGCCGCCCCACCACTGGCTGCGCTTCGGCTTCACGCCGGGGCATGCGCTGCAGTATTTCGAGGCCATTCACCGCGCCGCGCCGGAACTCGACCTGGTCTGCCACGTGTACCCGGCCTGGACACGCGCCTCTTACTCCTCGCAACTGCTGGCCGAGCTGGCCCGCCTGCCCTACCTGCAGGCCTTCAAGGTAGGCCAGCGCGACATGAACAAGTACGCCCGCGACATCCAGGCAATCCGCGAGGCCGATGCCTCGAAGGCCATCCTCACCTGCCACGACGAGTACCTGCTGGCCTCGATGGTGCAAGGCGTGGACGGCGCGCTGGTCGGCTTTGCCACCTTCATTCCGCAGTTGATCATCGACCTGTGGAATGCCGTGAAGGCCGGCGACCTGAAAAAGGCCATGGCCGTGCAGGCCCTCATCACACCGCTGAAAGATGCCGTGTATGGCGGCGGCGAGCCGACCGGCGAAGCGCACGCGCGCATGAAGGGCGGCATGTTCCTGGCCGGCGTGCTCGACAACGCCACGGTGCGCCCGCCAACCGAGGCGCCGAACGAGCGCGAGATGGAGGCGCTGCGCGCCGCGGTGCGGCAAGCCGGTTTGTCGAAGCGCTGA